Proteins encoded by one window of Panicum virgatum strain AP13 chromosome 7N, P.virgatum_v5, whole genome shotgun sequence:
- the LOC120680997 gene encoding uncharacterized protein LOC120680997: protein MVLDSSASSSTPSSASLKAIQWPATFKPTGIEKYDGESDPKTWLRTYSIAVRAANGDNDIMAAYVPVMMGRHALNWLEALPASSINSWQDLCSTFIQYYQASCPGPKTRWDLASVKQQPDESLRDYIKRYFANRNTFTEADDRDVIHHFHEGLHNIKLWRKMFERNPKTVGDMMLIINKHADMEDAERAHRRHKTKNDSSEHPPQRDNHSERRCDNCPPRHGKKHDRAESSKNRDRKRGPDNTVADANHIARECRALSNGIIKDDDSKRPRRDDRDRPSGSRTTRREDSPGNFQEEDRAVNFIFGGPSKQSCRCKLKLDDREVNLVFKHPVEPLRWSETPITFDRRDHWVYLPRPGAYPLVVSPVVSQVHLAKVLVDGGSALDIILASTLESMGYDMTSLVPSDQAFYGIIPRAGLTPVGRATLPDTFGTRNNYCTENSVLVAQAAKNLPTDHQQIPAKESTSESQLTPGMATKTIVHWDDEPHKTAVIGASIAQTNNELQADATASVCRLADAAAARRAARWQRHNRAPAAAMAIGSPSPPAGEIASLDDAGPEHRAEVEGNLQQQQAPCTPKEITAKPKRKTQTLLSFYKKIEGAVGDLQVQGQQDDLANQDQNPQSNENVVLEDEAPSRQRSPKVQRLNSDASVLVVERDPGLRCQIWEYPIDEQDEARRIYMMHGPYHFLMDEYPLSGSKKHPRRFQAHWFKSFPWLEYSPDKDAAFCFPCYLFSKKPSGRAGSDAFTVKGFRSWKKVNEGTKCAFLSHMGSDCNSAHSYNVKCFDNLQNQSGHIRNVFKKQTNEDIRRNRLRLRVSIDTVRWLAFQACAFRGHDESPTSKNQGNFLEMVKLLAAYDEEVKAVVLGNAPGNAKYTSPKIQKEILNMMACNVQKAIRTEIGDAKFCLIVDESRDESRREQMALVVRFVDQEGFIRERFLDIVHVHDTTSATLKQELCSVLSFHKLDVHNIRGQGYDGASNMRGEWNGLQAKFAADCPYAYYVHCFAHQLQLALVAASKEVPEVQNFFEHLSFVVNTVVSSSKRNDDLHANQVAEMELLAELNELETGRGANQIGTLKRSGDTRWSSHYDSVCSLIKLYKPTFLVLKDIANTKGPGTSQTVRGKAAGAVTLMMSFDFVFILHLMKELMGITDLLCKKLQHKSQDIVNAMDDVATTKKLLQNLREHGWDNLISDVISFCMKHGIAYPNMEDFYADFIRSRAANETTVEHHYRYDVFTVAIDQQAQELNCRFSEQATELLMLCTSLDPRDSFSLFNIDNVCTLASKFYLADFSEQERRTLRCQLRHYEHDVPTNPKFQNLTSVADLCRRLVETKKAEDYYLIDRLIRLVLTLPVSTATTERAFSAMKLLKTRLRNKMEDEFLRDCMLIYIEREIAIKFTTDAIIDDLYVKKNRKVRLK from the exons atGGTGTTGGATTCTTCGGCCTCCTCCAGCACTCCGTCTTCAGCATCG CTTAAGGCCATCCAGTGGCCCGCCACCTTCAAACCTACTGGGATTGAGAAGTACGACGGCGAGTCGGACCCCAAGACGTGGCTGCGCACCTACTCCATCGCCGTCCGAGCTGCGAACGGCGACAACGACATCATGGCTGCCTATGTCCCGGTCATGATGGGTCGCCACGCCCTCAACTGGCTCGAAGCGCTCCCCGCCAGCTCCATCAACAGCTGGCAGGATCTTTGCAGCACCTTCATCCAGTACTACCAAGCATCCTGCCCAGGtcccaaaaccagatgggatctggCCAGCGTCAAACAGCAACCGGACGAGTCCCTCCGCGACTACATCAAGAGGTACTTTGCTAACCGTAATACCTTTACGGAGGCTGATGACAGGGATGTTATCCACCACTTCCATGAAGGCCTCCATAACATCAAactatggaggaagatgttcgagaGGAACCCCAAGACCGTGGGTGACATGATGTTGATCATCAACAAGCACGCCGACATGGAAGATGCCGAGCGAGCTCACCGCCGGCACAAGACCAAGAATGACTCCTCCGAGCATCCCCCACAGCGGGACAATCACTCGGAACGACGATGCGACAATTGCCCACCTCGTCATGGGAAGAAGCACGACCGCGCCGAGTCGTCCAAGAACCGCGACCGCAAGCGTGGCCCCGATAACACCGTCGCT GATGCAAATCATATTGCCCGGGAGTGCCGAGCACTCTCCAACGGCATCATCAAGGACGACGACTCCAAGCGACCCCGCCGCGACGACCGCGACAGGCCGAGTGGTTCCAGAACCACCCGG AGGGAAGATTCCCCAGGGAACTtccaggaagaagacagggccgTCAACTTCATATTCGGCGGCCCCAGCAAGCAATCATGCCGGTGCAAGCTCAAGCTGGATGATCGCGAAGTCAACCTGGTGTTCAAACACCCGGTTGAAcccctgcggtggtcggagacgCCGATCACCTTTGACCGCCGCGACCACTGGGTCTACCTGCCCAGGCCGGGTGCCTACCCCCTCGTGGTCAGCCCGGTGGTGAGCCAGGTTCACCTGGCCAAAGTACTCGTCGATGGTGGCAGCGCCCTCGACATCATTTTAGCCAGCACGTTGGAGAGCATGGGCTACGACATGACCTCCCTGGTCCCATCTGACCAGGCCTTCTACGGCATTATCCCCAGAGCTGGGTTGACTCCGGTCGGCCGGGCCACCTTGCCGGACACCTTCGGCACCCGCAACAACTACTGCACCGA GAACTCAGTTCTTGTTGCTCAGGCAGCAAAGAACCTCCCGACAGACCATCAGCAGATCCCCGCCAAGGAGTCGACTTCCGAGTCGCAGCTCACGCCAGGCATGGCGACCAAGACCATCGTCCACTGGGATGATGAGCCGCACAAGACCGCCGTGATCGGGGCcagt ATAGCCCAAACAAACAACGAGCTGCAAGCGGACGCCACCGCATCGGTCTGCAGACtcgcggacgccgccgcagccaggCGCGCCGCACGGTGGCAGCGGCACAAccgggcgccggccgccgccatggctatTGGCTCGCCCTCCCCGCCGGCAGGTGAAATCGCGAGCCTCGACGACGCCGGGCCGGAGCATCGTGCGGAGGTAGAAGGcaacctgcagcagcagcaggcacccTGCACGCCTAAG GAAATCACGGCTAAGCCAAAAAGAAAGACACAAACACTTCTTTCATTTTACAAGAAGATTGAAGGTGCAGTTGGGGATCTACAAGTACAAGGGCAGCAAGATGATTTGGCCAATCAGGATCAGAACCCTCAATCTAATGAAAATGTTGTACTTGAAGATGAGGCTCCAAGCAGGCAACGATCTCCTAAAGTTCAGAGACTCAATTCAGATGCAAGTGTTTTGGTAGTCGAGCGTGATCCAGGTTTACGCTGCCAAATTTGGGAGTATCCTATTGATGAACAAGATGAAGCTCGCAGAATATACATGATGCATGGTCCATACCATTTTCTCATGGATGAGTACCCTCTTTCTGGTTCAAAGAAACACCCACGCAGGTTTCAGGCTCATTGGTTCAAATCTTTTCCATGGTTAGAGTATTCACCAGACAAAGATGCAGCTTTCTGCTTTCCTTGCTATTTGTTTTCCAAGAAGCCATCTGGAAGAGCAGGATCTGATGCATTCACTGTGAAAGGGTTCAGGTCTTGGAAGAAAGTAAATGAAGGAACAAAGTGTGCATTTTTATCTCACATGGGAAGTGACTGCAATTCTGCTCATAGTTACAATGTCAAATGTTTTGATAATCTGCAGAATCAATCTGGTCATATTCGAAATGTGTTCAAGAAGCAAACCAATGAAGATATCAGAAGGAATAGGCTTCGTCTTAGAGTATCAATTGACACAGTCCGATGGTTAGCATTCCAAGCTTGTGCTTTTCGTGGACATGATGAATCTCCTACCTCCAAGAACCAAGGTAATTTCCTTGAAATGGTCAAACTTCTAGCTGCATATGATGAGGAAGTTAAGGCTGTTGTACTAGGAAATGCTCCAGGGAATGCTAAATATACatcaccaaaaattcagaaggAAATCCTAAATATGATGGCTTGCAATGTGCAAAAGGCAATTCGTACTGAAATTGGTGATGCAAAGTTTTGCTTGATAGTAGATGAATCAAGAGATGAATCAAGAAGAGAACAAATGGCACTTGTTGTTCGTTTTGTTGACCAAGAGGGATTTATTCGAGAACGCTTTCTCGATATTGTTCATGTTCATGATACAACATCTGCAACTCTTAAACAAGAATTGTGCTCTGTGTTATCTTTTCACAAATTGGATGTCCACAATATTCGGGGGCAGGGGTATGATGGTGCTAGTAACATGCGTGGAGAATGGAATGGACTacaagcaaaatttgctgcagACTGCCCTTATGCATACTATGTCCATTGTTTTGCTCACCAATTACAATTGGCTCTGGTTGCTGCATCCAAAGAAGTACCTGAGGTTCAGAATTTTTTTGAACATCTTTCTTTTGTTGTCAATACTGTTGTGTCTTCTAGTAAGAGAAATGATGACCTTCATGCCAATCAAGTAGCTGAAATGGAACTTTTGGCTGAACTTAATGAGCTTGAAACTGGAAGGGGAGCTAATCAAATTGGGACTTTAAAGCGGTCTGGTGATACTAGATGGAGCTCACATTATGATTCTGTGTGCAGCCTAATAAAATTGTATAAACCCACATTCTTGGTCCTCAAGGACATTGCTAATACTAAAGGTCCAGGAACTTCACAAACAGTAAGAGGGAAGGCTGCTGGTGCtgttacattgatgatgtcattTGACTTTGTATTTATTTTGCATCTTATGAAAGAACTGATGGGAATCACAGATTTGCTTTGCAAGAAGTTACAACACAAGTCTCAAGATATTGTGAATGCTATGGATGATGTCGCCACCACAAAGAAGTTGCTTCAAAACTTGAGAGAGCATGGTTGGGACAATCTAATTAGTGATGTGATATCTTTttgcatgaaacatggaattgcTTATCCAAACATGGAAGACTTCTATGCAGACTTCATTCGATCTCGTGCAGCTAATGAGACTACAGTTGAGCATCACTACAGATATGATGTTTTTACAGTTGCAATTGATCAACAGGCACAAGAATTGAATTGCAGGTTTAGCGAACAAGCAACAGAGCTTCTCATGTTGTGTACTTCTTTGGATCCTAGGGATTCATTCAGTTTATTCAACATTGATAATGTGTGCACTCTAGCTTCAAAGTTCTATCTCGCTGACTTTTCGGAGCAAGAAAGAAGAACCTTGAGATGTCAGTTACGGCATTATGAGCATGATGTACCTACTAATCCAAAGTTTCAGAATTTGACAAGTGTAGCTGATCTCTGTCGGCGACTTGTAGAAACTAAGAAGGCAGAAGATTATTATTTGATTGATAG ATTGATTCGTCTTGTTCTTACTCTACCTGTTTCTACTGCAACGACAGAGCGTGCATTTTCAGCAATGAAACTTCTCAAGACAAGACTTCGCAACAAAATGGAAGATGAATTTCTAAGGGATTGCATGTTAATCTATATTGAGAGGGAGATTGCTATTAAGTTCACGACAGATGCAATTATTGATGATCTCTATGTGAAGAAGAACCGCAAAGTTCGACTAAAATGA